The Haloarcula laminariae genomic sequence GTTCCGTCGAGGTCCAGCAGGACGCCCCGGACTGTCATGGCCCCGCTATGGGGTCAGCTGTGAAAAGTCACTCGCGCCGCGCCACGCCGGTGACCTCGAACCGGGCGCCGCCCACCTCGCTCTCGGCGAGGTCGAGCCCCCAGCCGTGTGCGTCGGCTATCTGTGCGACGATGGCGAGCCCGATGCCCGTGCCCTCGTCGGCCGTCGAGTACCCCATCTCGAACACGCCGCTCCCGCCGTCGACCCCGCACCCGTCGTCGGCGACGTAGAACCCGCCCTCGACGGCACCGACAGTCACCGATACCGGGCCGTCGTTGTGTTCGACGGCGTTGCGAAAGAGGTTGGTAAAGAGGTCCCGCGCCCGGGTGGGGTCTGCCTCCAGCTGGCCGGACGCCGTCACCGACAGCGTCGCGTCCTCTGTCTCGACGTCCGCCCAGGCCTCCTCGGCCAGCGTCCCGATGTCGACCCACTCGGGGTCGTCGACGGCCCGCCCCTCGCGAGCCAGGGTCAGCACGTCCTCGATGATGTCGCTCATCCGGTCGAGCGAGCGGTCTATCTTCCCGACCAGCTCGTCGTCGTCCGCGTCGAGCAGTTCGAGCGCGCTGTCGGCGACGTTCAGCGGGTTCCGCAGGTCGTGGCTGACGACGCTGGCGAACTCCTCCAGCCGCTCGTTCTGGCGCTCCAGTTCCCGCTGGCGCTCGACCCGCTCGGTCACGTCCCGGGAGATGAGCTGGACGGTGCTCCGCTCGCGGTGGCTCTCGACGGGGACGAACTGGTTCTGGTAGTGGCGCCCGTCCACCGAGTCCGTCGTCTCGACGGTCTCGCCCGTCTCGATGGCCTCGCGGACCGCGGCGACCCGTCGGCGGGCGGTCTCCGTCTCCATCACGTCGGTCAGGCGCTCGCCGGACAGCGCCTCGACGGTCGTCCCCAGGCGGTCGGCCAGCGACGGGTTGGTCGACAGCAGGACGCCTTTCGCGGTGACGTGGGCGATGCCGTCCGGCGAGTTCGCCACCAGGGACTCGAACTTCTTTCGCGTCCGGTCCTGTTCGACGACGCTCTCGATGCGGTTCGCCAGCCGGCCGTACTGCTTGTCCTCGACGACTTCGAGTTTCAGCAGGTAGTCGGCCACACCGGCGTTTATGGCCTCGCTCGCGGTCTCCTCGTCGCCCCGGCCGGTCAGCAGAATAAAGGGCAGCGACGGCTCCTCCTCCCGCACGGTCGAAAGCAGCTCCAGCCCGTCCATCCCCGGCATCTCGTAGTCGCTGACGACGCAGTCGAACTCGTCCTCGGTCAACCGCTCGGCGGCGGCGACGCCGCTGTGGACCGAGACCGCGTCCATGTCGTGTTCCTGGGACAACGTCTGGGCCGTCATGTCGGCGAAGAACTCGCTGTCATCGACCACCAGCGTCCTGATATCTCCCTCGGACATATACTCTACTCGTACTATATCCGAACACACTACGGTACTTGTAGCTACGGGGAACTGTCCGGTTGCCCGCTACGAGCGTCGGAGCCGCCCTTCCCAGCGCGGGCCGGCCCGCCCGGTCAGCCACCAGCCGACGGCGCCGGCCGCCGTCGCGAGCCCCACGGCCCCGACGACGGCGGCCGTCGGAGCGACCGAGACGACCAGCGCCGCGACCAGCAGCGGGACCGCCAGCGCGGCCAGCGCGGCGCCGAAGACGGCGAACAGCGCCGTATCGAACAGGAGCTCGTTGGGCGACAGGCCCGTGAGATACGCCGCGACGCCGAAGACGTAGACGGCGACCCCGGGCACCACGAGCGCGCCGACGGCCAGGGCCGGCGCCGGATACCACAGCGCCGCCACGGCCAGGTAGCTCGCCGCGGCCGACAGCGAGAGGACCAGATACGCCCGCAGCGTCCCGGCGAACACGTCGGCGTAGGCCACCGGGTACCGGAGATACGCCCGCGGCGAGTCGAACTGGGTGACCCAGCTGTAGGTGGTGAAGGCGCCCAGGCCCAGCAGGGTCCCGAAGGCGACCCCCGGCTGCGGCCGGATGCCGGTCGCGGCGGTGATGCGGCCCAGCAGCAGGGCCGTGACGGCAAACAGCACGCCCATCGAGAAGACGACCTTGCCGACCGACCCCGACGAGCGGGCGACCGACAGCAGCGACTGCCTGGTCAGCGGGTCCGAAACCCCGGTAAAGAGGCGCTCGGTCGCCCGGTGGCGGGCCGAGCCGCCGTCGTCGACCGGCTCGAAGAGCGCGACCCCGACCGCCGCGAGCGCGAGCGTCGGGGCGAGCCCGCGGACGGCTGCAGCGACCGACGGGTCGGCATAGAGCGCGTAGGGCGTGTACGCGACCGGGTCGAGCCCCAGCCCGACGACAGTCGCCGCCCCGACGGCGAGCGCGCCCACGAACGCGAGCCGGCTCCGGGTCGCCACCGCGACGAGCGCGAGCGACAGCGACGCACCGAAGGCGAAGGCCGCGACGACGGCCACCAACAGCAGGGCCACGCTCGCCGGCGTCGCGCCCGAGGCCACCGCCACGGTGCCGTAGCCGACGACGGCGGGGGTCAGCACGAACGCGGCATAGTAACAGACGTCTTTCAGCAGGAACGTCGCGAGCAGTCGGCGGAAGGACAGCGGGAGGGTCCGCGCCGAGAACACGAGCAGCGTCATCTCGCCCAGCACGTCCCGCAGGGCGTCCCGTCCGACCAGCCCGATGGTGCCGACCTGCAGCCCGAAGAAGCCGACGAGCGCGACCAGCCCGCCGGCAACCGTCGCAAGGGGCGTCCCCGTCAGCGGGAGCAGCCACGCCCCGACCGCCGTGAGGAGAGCGACAACGAGCGGGAACGCCGCGAAGCGGGCCCCGCCGAAGAGGTGGCTGTGGAGGCGCCACTCCTCGCGGACCATCCACCGGAACAGCGTCCCCGTCACGGCCGCCCCTCGGCCGGCGTCACGCCCGCCGCGGCATCGCCCCCGACCTCGGCGATGAAGTAGTCCAGCAACTCGTCCTCGCTCATCTCCCGGGGGTCACACTCCGCGACCAGCTCGCCGCCCTCCACGATGCCGACGTGGGTACAGAGTTCGGCGGCCACGTCGACGTAGTGCGTCGAGAGAAAGAGCGTGTTGCCCCGCTCGCAGTAGTCGGCCAGGACGGACTTGACCTGTTCCTGCATGATGGGGTCGAGGTTGACGAGGGGCTCGTCGATGAACACGAGGTCCGGGTCGTGGAGGAAGGCGGCGGCGAGCATCACCCGCTGGCGCTCACCCTCCGACAGCCCCGTCGAGAGGGCGTCGAGCACGCCCGAAAACTCCAGGCGCTCGGCCCAGGTCTCGATTCGCTCGTCCACATCGTCGATGGCGCGTACCTCGCCGACGAAGGTGAGATACTCGCGCGGGGTCAGGAAGCTCGGCGGGTCCTCCCGCTCGGGGAGGATGCCGATGGCCTGCTTGACCGCCATCGGCTCCGCGACGGGGTCGTGGCCGACGACGGTCGCCGACCCGCTCGTGGGCTCGCGCTGGCCGGTCAACAGTTCGATTGTCGTCGTCTTCCCGGAGCCGTTGGGGCCGAGGAGTCCGAACAGGGCGCCGTCCTCGACGGAGAGGCTCAGCCCGGACAGCGCCGTCACTTCGCCGAAGCGCCGGGTCAGCTCCGTCGTCTCGATAGCTGCCATATCTCAACTGTAGCGCCCAGTCGGCCCTTATTCGTTCGGCCCCGTTGCCGCGATTGATACTGGTGTCATCCGCCGGAGCGGCCCGACCGTTCCCCAACTGCGGTCAGGACCACCCAGGCGGCGAACACGGCCGCGCCGAGGAGCTCCGGGACGGCGAGCCCGGGCCGGGGTACCGGGCCGCCGGCGGCCCACCACCACCAGCCGGCGACGTGGACGGCGACGAACGAGAGCGTCACCGCGGCTCGCCGTCGCTTCCCGGCCAGCCCGCTATCGACGCCAGCGAGCGTCATCGCGACCATCGAACCGAGATACAGCGTCAGCGCGGCCGGGACGTGGAGCGGGCGCCCGGCCGGGAACAGGCCGACGCCGGCCATCCCGAGCAGCGCCACCGCGAAGGGGACGACAGCGACCCGCCCGATGGATGTCTCGCTCCGGCGCCAGAGCACGACTGAGAAGGGGAGCCCGACCACACCGGCAAGTATCAACCCGCCATCGAACAGCAGCGTCGTCACCGGCGTTGCGGCCGGGTTGCCGGGCTGACCCAGGTCCGACAGCGCGTTCCCGGTGACCGCGAAGGCCGGCGAGGCCAGCGCCGCGCCGGCGATACCGACCGCCGCAATGCAGACGGCGACCACGCCCGACACCCGCGCCAGGTCGTCCATGGACGCTGCCAACGGCCGGCCCCCTGTTGTCAGTTCCGCCCCTCAGTCGAGCCACAGCGGCTTGAACGGGGCGACCCCGAGTTCGTTCCCGGGGCTGTAGTGGAGTAGCGGGTCGCCGACCGGCTCGGGAAGGCCCAGCGTCGACAGCAGGTCGCCCTCGACGGTCCCCTCGACCGGCCCGAGCTTCCAGGGGTCGTGGCCGACGTGCCCGACGAACCGGGCGCCCAGCGGCCCGCCGCCGAAGACGCGGAACCGCTCGACGAAAAACGACGCCAGCGAGTCCGGCGGCGCGGCCGTCGCGGGCCCGTCTCCGGGCGTGTACCGGACGGTGAGGGCCCGCCGGCCGTCCACGTCCAGCGTCCGCTCGGTCCGGGCGTCGCCGTCACCGTCGCGGCGAGCCACCCGGCCGTCGCGGTAGTTCAGCCGCAACAGCGGGCCGGCGGCGCTGGCTATCGGGTCCGTGGTGAAGGCCGCGAAGAAGTACAGCCCGCGCTGGTCCTCGGGCCCCCGGACGTAGGTCCGGACCGTGACCGACTGGGCCGGGTTCCCCAGGTCCACGCCGACGGCCGAGACGCCGGCGACGGTGTGATGGATGGCCGTTATCCAGGCGTCTCCGGCCGCCCGCTCGACGGTGAGCCAGTCGGGGAGGGTCCGCTCTAGGGCCTCGGGGTCGACCGGCCAGTGACAGAAACAGACGTCCGCGACGCGGACGGTGAGCGGCTTTCTCGACACGGTGGCTCTCGGGACCGCGCTCCCTTGAGTGTCACGTCGGTCACAGCCGGTGGAGCCGACCGGCCGTCACGTCGATACCGGGGCTGTAGTAGACGAGCGGGTCCCCCGACGGGTGGTCGAACCCGTTGGCGGCGAAGAGCTCGTTCGCCCGGATGTCGGCCGTCCCCGCCTGCAGCGGCCACGGTTCGTGGTCGATGTCGGCGTAGTAGATGGCGCCGGCGTCGTCGGCGACGTAGAACCGGTAGCGTGAGACGAGAAAGTACTCCAGGGACCGCGGGGCCGGCTCGTGGGTCTCCGCGCCGTCGGCGGGGCCGTAGGTGGCGTCGAAGTCGGCCCGGGGCGCGCGGTCGTCGGTCCGACGGCTGCGAAAGCGAACGCCGTCGCCGGTCCGCCGAACGGTCATCGACGCGCGGTAGTACGGCAGCTCGAACAGCCGCCGGGCGACGGCGACGCTCAGCCGGTCGTCGGCGTCCAGGTTGTAGAAGTA encodes the following:
- a CDS encoding response regulator, which produces MSEGDIRTLVVDDSEFFADMTAQTLSQEHDMDAVSVHSGVAAAERLTEDEFDCVVSDYEMPGMDGLELLSTVREEEPSLPFILLTGRGDEETASEAINAGVADYLLKLEVVEDKQYGRLANRIESVVEQDRTRKKFESLVANSPDGIAHVTAKGVLLSTNPSLADRLGTTVEALSGERLTDVMETETARRRVAAVREAIETGETVETTDSVDGRHYQNQFVPVESHRERSTVQLISRDVTERVERQRELERQNERLEEFASVVSHDLRNPLNVADSALELLDADDDELVGKIDRSLDRMSDIIEDVLTLAREGRAVDDPEWVDIGTLAEEAWADVETEDATLSVTASGQLEADPTRARDLFTNLFRNAVEHNDGPVSVTVGAVEGGFYVADDGCGVDGGSGVFEMGYSTADEGTGIGLAIVAQIADAHGWGLDLAESEVGGARFEVTGVARRE
- a CDS encoding ABC transporter ATP-binding protein, producing the protein MAAIETTELTRRFGEVTALSGLSLSVEDGALFGLLGPNGSGKTTTIELLTGQREPTSGSATVVGHDPVAEPMAVKQAIGILPEREDPPSFLTPREYLTFVGEVRAIDDVDERIETWAERLEFSGVLDALSTGLSEGERQRVMLAAAFLHDPDLVFIDEPLVNLDPIMQEQVKSVLADYCERGNTLFLSTHYVDVAAELCTHVGIVEGGELVAECDPREMSEDELLDYFIAEVGGDAAAGVTPAEGRP
- a CDS encoding DUF998 domain-containing protein, encoding MDDLARVSGVVAVCIAAVGIAGAALASPAFAVTGNALSDLGQPGNPAATPVTTLLFDGGLILAGVVGLPFSVVLWRRSETSIGRVAVVPFAVALLGMAGVGLFPAGRPLHVPAALTLYLGSMVAMTLAGVDSGLAGKRRRAAVTLSFVAVHVAGWWWWAAGGPVPRPGLAVPELLGAAVFAAWVVLTAVGERSGRSGG
- a CDS encoding DUF2071 domain-containing protein gives rise to the protein MSRKPLTVRVADVCFCHWPVDPEALERTLPDWLTVERAAGDAWITAIHHTVAGVSAVGVDLGNPAQSVTVRTYVRGPEDQRGLYFFAAFTTDPIASAAGPLLRLNYRDGRVARRDGDGDARTERTLDVDGRRALTVRYTPGDGPATAAPPDSLASFFVERFRVFGGGPLGARFVGHVGHDPWKLGPVEGTVEGDLLSTLGLPEPVGDPLLHYSPGNELGVAPFKPLWLD
- a CDS encoding YqjF family protein → MDLLRMEWRDVGFCHWPVEPSVVAATLPDGLTVDIKNGQAWLGVVPFEMRDIRPRGSPIGRAFGELNLRTYVTDGETRGVYFYNLDADDRLSVAVARRLFELPYYRASMTVRRTGDGVRFRSRRTDDRAPRADFDATYGPADGAETHEPAPRSLEYFLVSRYRFYVADDAGAIYYADIDHEPWPLQAGTADIRANELFAANGFDHPSGDPLVYYSPGIDVTAGRLHRL